The following is a genomic window from Clostridium sp..
TCAGTCCTTTTGCCCATGCTGGTGTTTCACTCATAATCCTACATACTTCTTCTACAGAAGATATTTTATTTTGTACTTCTATTACCACTTCATCATGAACGTGCATTACAATTTCAAATCCATGGGCAGCTAATTTAAGCATTGCTTCTGCTAAAATATCACGGCTAATTGCCTGAACAATATTCTCTGCAAACTTAGAACCATAACTTTCTATTCGTTCCCATTTTTTCGTGCCGCCAACACCTTCATAGGTGACAGACTCACCACCGAATCTGTTCTCTCCAATAAGAGGTTTCACATATGCAAGCCTTCTTCCACTTGGCAGCTTAATAAATAGAATTCCACTTTGATAAAAAATTCCGATACCATATATCTCAATTGGCTGTTTTGTTTTTACTACAGTTTTTACTGCACGGTCTATCTTCCACCACAGAGAAGTTATATTAGGATTAGAATTTCTCCACGCATTGACGATAGGTTTTAATTCATCTTCAGCAAATCCCATTTGAACTGCTCCCATTGCTTTAAGTGCTCCTACTGAGCCGCCATAGCCTAAGGCTAATTCTGCTATTTTACCTTTCTGCCTTAAATGCCCGTTAATACCATTTTTTTCAACAGGAACATTAAACATCTGTGATGCTGAGGCACAATATATATCTCCACCACCTGCAAATACATCCATTCTCCATCTCTCACCAGCAAGCCACGCAATAACACGAGCCTCAATTGCAGAAAAATCTGCTACAATAAACCTACTCCCATACATTGGTATAAAAGCTGTTCTAATTAATTCTGACAGCACACTTGGAATACTGTCATAAAGTAAATCTAAAGCTGTAAAGTTTCCATCTTTCACTAAAGAACGAGCCTGTTTTAAATCTGGAAGATGATTTTGAGGCAGGTTTTGCACCTGGATTAGCCTTCCAGAATATCTGCCTGTTCTATTTGCACCATAAAACTGAATTAAACCTCTAGCTCTGCTGTCTCTACAAACCACATTTCCCATTGCTGTATATTTCTTTACGCTGCTCTTTGCAAGCTTCTGCCTAATTGAAAGCACCTCATGTATTTCTCCATCTGAATCTTCAAGCAACTCCGAAACTACTGCCTTAGAAAGAGAATCTGTTTTCATACCTTGCTCAAGGAGCCAATCCTTTAATTGTGCAGGAGAATTAGGGTTTTCAAGACCAGTTAATTTCTTTGCTTTTTCAATATTTTCTGTTTTGAATTTTTCATCGCAGGAAATTGCCTGTCTTACAAAATCCATATCAAGATTAATACCACAGTCATTGATTATCTGGTCTAAGCGGTAATTCTTCCACTCGCTTTTTGATACAGGAAATTTAGATAATTTATTTTGTATTGCCATTTCTGTTTCCACATCACGCTTGTTATAGGAGATGAACGTTTCCCATTTTTGTATATCATGCTGTGGTAAATTACTAGTACGACCCCCGTTAGATTTTGTTGGGGTGCAGGGAATACAAAAATATTTAATTAGATTTTTACCTTCTGATAATTTTTGTTTTTCAAGACCCAATACCGCTCCAACACCCTCAAGGGATAATGGAAGTCCTAGAGTTGCCGCCCATACCATGGTGCAGTGCCATGACTTTGGTGAAAGATAAGTACCTGCTTTCATACCAAGCCACTTTGATAAGCATATTCTTTCAAACTGTGCGTTGAATGCCCATTTAATAACAGAATCATCAGTAAGAGCATTTATAATTTCAATTGGAATTTTCTCACCTCCAGCAAGTTCAATCACCTTCACCTCTCCTCCATCTGCTGAATATCCAAACAGAAGAATGTCAAAATCCTCACTCTCGGCATAACGGTATACACCTGACTTTTGAAGATTGACACTGGAAAAAGTCTCAATGTCTATTGAAATAAATTTCATATAAATACCATCCTTTCAAAAGCAAACAAGGCAGCAGAAAATATCCTCCGCCACCTCGTCTTTATATTTATTTTTCTTATGCTAAAAAATCATCATCTTCCACAGTTGTGAAATCATCAGCTGCATTTGTTCTGCCGCCTAAAACCTCGCCATCCTTAATCTTTTGAATATTGCCAAGTCCACAAGCAACACCCTTATTTCCATTACTGTTAAAAGCGTAGAAATTTAAAGACACTCTTGCGTAGCATCCGCTATACACTTCATTGCGGTCAAGGATAGGTCTTACTGCCTTATCCACAATCTGAGGTGCAGTTATACTATTTGCATTTACAAAATAATGTCCTTTATATGCCTCATCATCACGCTCTGCGTCACCATCTCTTAAAGGCAGTTTAATAGCTGCTTTATTTGGTTTTTTACCACCAAACTTTGAAATTCCTTCTTCAATTGCTGCATCTATTGCTGCATTAACAGCATTGATAGTTTCTGTATCCGTCTTAGGGATAAGTACTGATACGCTGTATTTTTCAGCACCCCCATTAATTGATGCCGGTTCCCAGCCGTGAAAGTAGCTTAGACGTGTATTTACACTTGTAACAACCTTAGTTTTGCTTTGATTTATCATAATTTTCATCCTCCATAATTTCATTAAATTCGTTATTTGCATTTGATGTATTCATAGCCGTTCTTTTATCTGTAATTGGAACCAATATCGGCTTTCCCGGTGGTTTATATATGAGGTCACCAAGAATTTTCTTAAATTGTTTCTTACCCATCAGTTTCTGCATTTCCGTAATCGTAATAAGTCTCTGATGGAATATGTCCTTGTAGCCATTTGCCTTAGCTGCATCTGCCACAGCATCTTCATTTTTATACTTGCGATTAGAGCGACCTTCGACTACTTTAAATCCACTCCACTGTTTACCATGGTTGATGGCAGCATCTGTGGCATATGCCATAATTTCATTTGCCCATTTAGTTAAGTCAGGTATCTTATGAAGAATTTCTTCTACCTCCATATCCGTTAAAAGTGGTGGAAGCATGAATTCAGCCTTTGCAAGTTCCAATTTTGCCTCTGCTCTTGCACGACATTTTACTGATGCTTTGCAAAAAGTACACCATTCTCCAGGTAGGTATTCTCCCTCACCATTTATAGCCATCTGAGCCTTTGGCTTTAGTTCATTTTCTGCCCAATCCTTTAATTCTTCCACTAAAATTGTCCATGTTCTGATATTTTCCCTGCGTGGCTGAAATATGGTCATGGATACTTCCTTAATGTCATAAAGACTATCATAGATTTCCAAAGCACCCAGTGCATACAGTTTCATCTGTGAATTATCTACTGCATCTACCAAAACTCCCATGCCATATTTAAAATCAATAATATGGAGTTTCTCATCAGCAATAATAATACAGTCACCTGTCCCAAAACCCTGCGGCACATAACAAGAAAAATCTAATTTCTGTTCTATAAGTACCAGTGGATCACTGCAGCATTGTTTTGATATTTCCAACTGCTCCATTACAAAATCCACATAATTATCTGTGTATTCCTCCATATCATCAGAATCATAGTTTGAAATAGGTCTTTTACTCCTCATCCTAAGTGCTTTGCGAAGTTTATGCTCACAAAGAGCATGGGCGGCACTGCCTTCTGCAGCCGCTGTGCTTTCTTTACCTTCAAATTCAAATTCCAGTCTTGCCGATGGCAGGCAGTTGAGCCACCTATGTGATCCTGATGCAGAAAGTATCGCATGATTACCCATTTACAAGTTCCTCCGCATCTTTCAAAATATCAGCATAATAATTAGGCTCAATCTCACTTAGTTTTGCCGCACCATATTTATGAATAATTTCACGCACCTTGGCAGTCATGCCAGCTTGACTCTTTTCTGCAAGGACAGCCCTTACATCCTCAAGCTTAATTTTCTTATCAGCTGACTTTGCTGTTTTCTTTAGTTCTGCCTCTTTAACCGGAGCAGGTTTCTTATCTTTATCTGCAGGTTCGCTTTCTGCCATTGCATCACAAACAGCCTGCAGGCTGTCTGCCAAGGATCGCATATCTGAAACCACATCAAGCAGCAGCCTGATTTCACTCACAGCTTTCACCTCCTTTAAGTTCACGGATTTCCACGGTTTCAACCGAATCACCCGGTGCAAGAACAAGTACATTCACTTTTTCACCGAAAAGAAAATTTAACAATCTTTTACGGATTTGCATTGTACCACTCTCAATAACAGGATTAGGGTTATCGCTTGGATGTGCAATGTTGATACATACTTTATGTTTTAAACTCATAGCTTTTGCTCCTTTCTGAAGGGCTTTATTTACCCTCTGTCCATATGCAAAAAATCTAGGGGAATCGAACCCCTTTTTTTGAAAACTTTATTTAAGAGGATTTTAGCCCCCATTTTTCAGATTTTTTTACTAAGGTTGTCATAAATCCTTTTTAGGCGGTTTCTAATAGCTGCTTCACTAACGCCTTCCTCAGCCGCAATAGAAACATTGGTACGCTTTTCATAGAATACTTTTTTGATTAGTTCCTTCTGCTGAGGTTTTAAAGTTTCAATAGCTGCTCTTAGCCTGTCTATCTTTTCCGCATGCTCAGTTTCTTCAATGGATTGGATAATACTTTCCAATGGGTTAGAATCATTATCAGTAAGATAGGCATTACGATCAGCTGCATCATCCTGATTCTTATCATGATAGGCATCAATGTGCATTGGAGTATGATAGTTCTCACGGCGATTAGCATCTACTTCTGCATCATCCAAATTATGTAGAGTAGCAATGATAGCATCTGTTACACCATTCTTATTTGGCACGATTTTTATTGTCTCTCCATCAGCTGAGTAATAAATATAATTTGTTCTGTTCTTTTTGCTTGTTTTGTAATTTCTTAACATAAGTGCATCCTTTCCGCCGAACTGCATTGGCAGCAAAGGATACAAAAATAGGTCTGTGCCTCGAAGTACACAGACCCTTTGTCCTGAAAATGAGCGCAACAAGGTAAGGTACTTCTTATTGCACCACCACAGTCCTTGCGGACTGGATCGAGACAATATGATGTATCCTTTGCCCTTATTGCAAATCAGGCATTTGATATTTTTTTGTAGACAAGGAATGGTCTAATTCTTGCTAACTACGAAGAACCTTTCCTTCGTCTATCATTATTGTAAGTGAGAATTGGACAGCCTTGGCGGACACCTCATGCCCGTTAATTTCAGGCTCAAAATGACGCTTTTCCCCACAAAAACACCTAAAAACAACAATAAAAAAGCCATACACAAACCCTTAAAAGGATTCATGTATGGCTCATATATTTAATAACTAAAAAAACGGACATCCCGTGTCCGCTTTTTCAAAAATATTTTGATTTTTTATAATGGCTCTGCGCCATGTTTCTGTAAAAACATTCTAATCTCATCCATCGATTTTGGATATAGGTGAGTCAATGCAAAATCATACCAGATATGACTATTGTTATTGAAGTTCAATGAAAATGGAGAATTGCGAATTATATGACTGCTAATTTTAGGTGGTAGATGAAGTCCAAGGCAAATTAAAACTATGGAATTAATAGATCCCTGTTCTTCCCCATTAACGATTCTTCTTATGGTGCGCTCATTGACCATTATTTCCTCTGCTAATTCGTTATAAGTTACTTTTCTCCACTTACGCACCATTTTAAGAGAGCTGGTATAGCTATTTGATAATTCATTATAGACTCGTATTTCTTCCGCTATTGTATCAGCTAGTAATTGGGCCTTCTTTTCTGGAGCCGCATACTCAAAGCCATTACAATATTTTATATCAAAATCAATATTTGATGTCTTATCACGATTGAGAAAACATTCAGTATAGTATCTTTCCCTACACCCAGTTTTGACTGATAACTCGAAAACCAAGCAGCACTCTTCCATATGGGTTCGTGCATAGTCAGTAAGTAGGGTCTGTCCAAATATATCCTGTATTATATATTTTGGGTGGTTTAAAACAAAGTGGGAATCTGCATATATATAACTTCCGTCCCTAACTAAAGCGGCCATTTCCGTATTGGTTATGCTTTGGATGGCAGCATCCTCTGCACCTATAGAAAAGGTCTGATTTCTTTCAAGCGCACCCTTCTTAAATCTATGAGGCTTGACGTAGCGACCATCTATGTAAGTAAAGGTTCCGATTGCTTCCTCATATCCAGCATCAATCATACGGATTTTAGCTGCTAACCTTGACACACAGAAGAATGCTGCCAATGCATCAATAACTGGTTCCATTACATCTATAAGTTTAGATGTTCCAAGTTCAGTTCTAAACTGCTTGATAAATTCAAATGCCTTGGTCTTAAACATAATCAGCGGCATTTGAATCCTTGGTGCAAGTGCATTTGCCTGCCACTCCATCCAGTCAGTTGCATCTCTAATGTTATCTTTTATACCGCCTACTACTTGACACTTAATTTTACTAGCACTGCTGTTATATAATCGCTCCAATTCAAATGCTTTCCTATGTTTGTCCCAATGAACGCACTCGTGCACAATGGTGTTATTGACTGATCCAAGATTACGAAGGAAGTACGCTTTTGGATCCACAAATATAGTACTGGCATCCACATGGGTCTGCAGCATTTCATCGCTGTTTTTATCATAAAATTCTGCATCACAGTCATGAAAGTATATCTGTCCAAAAACAGAAAAATCCTTTGTAATCTCTCTCATTTCCACGACGAGGCCCATTTTTTCTGCCAACACTTGTGGTTCAACTGCCATTGGGGTTTTTAATGCTTCTGGGTAATGTCTGCGAAGGAAGTCTGCGGCAGCAGACTCTAGTTGTTCTCTATTAATGATAGGGACAAGAGAATCCGACATAGGTTTTAACTGTTTATTTTTGCTGGTATACTCTGTTACACTGGAGATTGTAAAATCATCCAAATTGCAATCCAGATCTCCAGAACACTTCAGCATAAACCACTGCCTGCAATTTTCGGATTCATCATAGTGATAATCTGACTCCCGGACCCCTAGTTCAGCTTCAACGGCAACATCAAATTCTATTTTCATATCTGGCAAGTCATTAACGGATACAAACTTTACTTCTATATCTGATAATTCAATGCCACCAATATTTCGAACCTTGTATAGCCTTAAGTCCAAATCATCGTAGTTATCCGTGGTGTAACTTTGTATAGCAACAAATACTTCATTATAGAATCTATCTGCCACATAGTCTTTAAATGAACGATTACCTGCCAAAGCACTTCCTCCTCACCCCATATGAAATTAATATCTTTAATAATTTTCATTGTTTCAAACATTCAAGCATTAGTTTATAGGTAAATTATAGCATATATTACACCTATCTCAATGTTTATTTTGCATTCATGAATTTTAATTGTTATATCGCTAATTTTGTGATAAACTTTATTTTGTAACTAAAATGAGTAACTAAGGTGAGGTGGCATTATGTCCATAAGTTATAAAAAACTTTGGAAACTTCTAATTGATAGAGACATGAAAAAAAAGGACTTAAGAGAAGCCGCTGGTATTAGTACTGCTTCAATGGCTAAACTCGGAAAAAACGAGAATGTTAATACTGACATTTTAATAAAAGTATGTAAGGCTCTTAACTGTGATATTTCAGATATTATGGAAATTAAAAAAACTGAGGAAACCCATTAATCACAAAGGAGTGAGCTAATGAAACTGTTGTATTCAGATATCCTGCCCCTTGCTACATTACAGGGTCAAGAAACAATTATTGACTGTTTTAACGAACAAATTGCAAAGTCAGACCGAGTTGAAATTGCAGTTGGATACATCTCCCGTGTAGCATTGGAAGAACTAGGCCGCCTGGTCGAAGAACTCAATATATCCAGTATATGCCTTACTATTGGTATGTACTTCATCGAAGGAATGCCGGAAGGATCATACAATGCTGCGCTTGAACTGAATAAAAAATGGAGAGAGGCAGGCATTGGCGAAATTAAGATTGTAAAGGCATTTAAATACCACGGTAAATTATACTGTTTCTATAAAGATGGACAGCCTTTTTCAGCTATCATTGGTTCTGCAAACTTAGGTGTAATCAAATTAGATGCGAATAACCGCCGACAGTATGAAATCTCATCAATTACTGATGATGCTGCTGAATGCAGAGAAACTGCAGATTTTATAGAGAGGCTAAAAATGCAGAATTGCTCAGATAATATTGCCAGCATAACGGGAATGCCAATAATCAGGGAAATTAACACATCACTTAGCGGCATTGATATGGTAACACAAATTCCCCAAACTGGTGTACAGCTTTATGCACAGCATAAAACAGGTGTTTCTTTTGTGTTGCCGTTAAAAGTTCCTGCTTACAAAGAGCGGCACATGGACGATGGCAAGCATTTCACGAAATCAAATATTAATGTTAGCTATGCCGCACCAAGAAGCAGGAGAAAATCCCGTGATTGGTATGAGACCCAGCTGACCGTGAGCAAAGAGATAACTCGTTCCAAGGGATACCCTGAAAAGAACAAAATTTTCTTTGTTGTTACCGATGACGGCTATTGGTTTAAAGCTCATACTACAAGTGATGGCAATAAACAGTTCAGCGCTGTTGGCGATGAACTTATTCTTGGCCGTTGGATTAAGGGCAGACTTGCAGCTGCAGGACTTGTAACACCTGTAAATGATACCCAAGCTGATACAGACCGTAAGGGCATGATTACGAAAGAAATGCTGCAGGCATATGGCTGCAATAGCCTTGTACTTTCTAAAACTGACCAGAAAGCATTGGACGAAGACGGCTCTGAACTTGATGTATGGGTTTTATCATTTGAAACAACTACTAAAAAATGAGAGGTGCGGCTATGCAATACTTAAAAACATACCTTCAAAAAATTACAGACCGAGGCAATGTAAAATTGGCGGAATCTATTTTAAAAACTGCTGAAGATGTTGGCGAACAGTATATTCGCAATTTTTCATTTACAAGTCATGAGATTGGCCTGTTGTTTGGAAATATACAGTCCGGAAAAACTGGTCAGATGTTTGGCATCATGTGCAAAGCCGCTGACTTAGGTTTTCCGGCATTTATCCTGCTCACTACTGACAATGTTGCTTTGCAGCAGCAAACTTTGGAACGTGTTAGAAACGATTTAGATGGTTTCTGTATTTGCGGTGAAAACGACTCAGGATTGTTTATTGAGAATAGCCTTGTAAAGCCAGCGATTGTCATCTTAAAGAAGAATTCACGAATGCTGAGACTGTGGGCGAATGTATTTAACTCCACGGGCTTTATGAAAGGAAATCCTCTTTTTATAGTTGATGACGAGGCAGATGCCGCTTCTTTGAATACACTTGTAAACCGCAATGGTCAGTCATCAATTAATAGGTATTTAGACTCTATAAAGAATGGTGCATCAAGCAGTCTATACTTACAGGTTACCGGTACTCCCCAAGCAGTCTTACTACAAACACTTGCTTCCGGATGGCATCCGTATTTTACATATTACTTCCATCCCGGCGATGGCTATTTAGGTGGAGACTTTTTCTTCCCCTCAAGCGGCAAACCTGAATGCATTGATTATCTTGAGACAATCAAACAACCAACAAGAAGTGTTGTTATACGACATATAGCTGTTTCTGCCCAAATTTTAGCATCCAACGGCAAAGTGTCAAACTGCCTTATACATCCGAGTGTACGTCAAGCTGTCCACCAGCGTTTTGCTGACAACGTCACAAAAGAAATAAATTGGTGTATTGAACATATCAATAATGAGTTCATCACTGAATTACAAAGCCAATACAATGCTTTAATGCCTGACAGAAGTAAGAAACTTTCTTTCGATATTATATATAAAACTGCTGGGGACTTGATGGAAAACAAGTGTATAAAAGTCCTTATAATGAATGGAAAGACAGATGTTGAAAGCCATGAATATGCGGCAGGCTGTAATTTTATCATTGGAGGAAATACTCTTGGCCGAGGCGTTACTTTTCCCGGTCTGCAGACAATTTACTATACAAGGACAAGCAAAAAACCTCAAGCTGACACTATGTGGCAGCATAGCCGGATGTTCGGTTATGACAGAGACCCCGGCATGATGAAAATATTTATAAATGAACAACTCTATAAATTATTTGCGGATATTAATGCTACTAACAATGCCATAATCGCCCAAGCAGAACAGGGAATTGATAATATTAAAATCTATTATCCAGTTGGATTAAATCCAACTAGAAAAAATGTTCTTAATAACAAACGAGTCAACATTCTCTCCGGTGGAACGAACTATTATCCATTTTATCCTGATAATGACTCTATAGAGGATATATCAAAGCTGTTGGAGCCTTTCTCTGATGATGAACCTTATTACCAAGTAAGTTTAAGATTTATTAAGAAAATTTTGACTCATATTATTGCCAGTCCGGATTTTAAATTAGACGCATTTCTTTCGGTCATTGACACATTTCTTTCAGAGCAGCCTGCTGGACAGGGTATTTTGATAGTTAGAAGAGAAAGGAATGTAGCACAAGGCACAGGTGCGTTGTTATCTCCAAATGACTGGACACTTGGCGGCACTTTTCTCAATAAAATCGTCCTTACCATGTATCAAGTGACTGGTACTAAGGGATGGGGAGGGAAAACTCTCTGGGTTCCGAATATTAAACTTCCTCACGATACAATGT
Proteins encoded in this region:
- a CDS encoding DNA polymerase encodes the protein MKFISIDIETFSSVNLQKSGVYRYAESEDFDILLFGYSADGGEVKVIELAGGEKIPIEIINALTDDSVIKWAFNAQFERICLSKWLGMKAGTYLSPKSWHCTMVWAATLGLPLSLEGVGAVLGLEKQKLSEGKNLIKYFCIPCTPTKSNGGRTSNLPQHDIQKWETFISYNKRDVETEMAIQNKLSKFPVSKSEWKNYRLDQIINDCGINLDMDFVRQAISCDEKFKTENIEKAKKLTGLENPNSPAQLKDWLLEQGMKTDSLSKAVVSELLEDSDGEIHEVLSIRQKLAKSSVKKYTAMGNVVCRDSRARGLIQFYGANRTGRYSGRLIQVQNLPQNHLPDLKQARSLVKDGNFTALDLLYDSIPSVLSELIRTAFIPMYGSRFIVADFSAIEARVIAWLAGERWRMDVFAGGGDIYCASASQMFNVPVEKNGINGHLRQKGKIAELALGYGGSVGALKAMGAVQMGFAEDELKPIVNAWRNSNPNITSLWWKIDRAVKTVVKTKQPIEIYGIGIFYQSGILFIKLPSGRRLAYVKPLIGENRFGGESVTYEGVGGTKKWERIESYGSKFAENIVQAISRDILAEAMLKLAAHGFEIVMHVHDEVVIEVQNKISSVEEVCRIMSETPAWAKGLILNADGYECEFYKKE
- a CDS encoding DUF2815 family protein; translated protein: MINQSKTKVVTSVNTRLSYFHGWEPASINGGAEKYSVSVLIPKTDTETINAVNAAIDAAIEEGISKFGGKKPNKAAIKLPLRDGDAERDDEAYKGHYFVNANSITAPQIVDKAVRPILDRNEVYSGCYARVSLNFYAFNSNGNKGVACGLGNIQKIKDGEVLGGRTNAADDFTTVEDDDFLA
- a CDS encoding DUF2800 domain-containing protein — its product is MGNHAILSASGSHRWLNCLPSARLEFEFEGKESTAAAEGSAAHALCEHKLRKALRMRSKRPISNYDSDDMEEYTDNYVDFVMEQLEISKQCCSDPLVLIEQKLDFSCYVPQGFGTGDCIIIADEKLHIIDFKYGMGVLVDAVDNSQMKLYALGALEIYDSLYDIKEVSMTIFQPRRENIRTWTILVEELKDWAENELKPKAQMAINGEGEYLPGEWCTFCKASVKCRARAEAKLELAKAEFMLPPLLTDMEVEEILHKIPDLTKWANEIMAYATDAAINHGKQWSGFKVVEGRSNRKYKNEDAVADAAKANGYKDIFHQRLITITEMQKLMGKKQFKKILGDLIYKPPGKPILVPITDKRTAMNTSNANNEFNEIMEDENYDKSKQN
- a CDS encoding rRNA biogenesis protein rrp5, translated to MSEIRLLLDVVSDMRSLADSLQAVCDAMAESEPADKDKKPAPVKEAELKKTAKSADKKIKLEDVRAVLAEKSQAGMTAKVREIIHKYGAAKLSEIEPNYYADILKDAEELVNG
- a CDS encoding sigma-70 family RNA polymerase sigma factor yields the protein MLRNYKTSKKNRTNYIYYSADGETIKIVPNKNGVTDAIIATLHNLDDAEVDANRRENYHTPMHIDAYHDKNQDDAADRNAYLTDNDSNPLESIIQSIEETEHAEKIDRLRAAIETLKPQQKELIKKVFYEKRTNVSIAAEEGVSEAAIRNRLKRIYDNLSKKI
- a CDS encoding helix-turn-helix domain-containing protein gives rise to the protein MAGNRSFKDYVADRFYNEVFVAIQSYTTDNYDDLDLRLYKVRNIGGIELSDIEVKFVSVNDLPDMKIEFDVAVEAELGVRESDYHYDESENCRQWFMLKCSGDLDCNLDDFTISSVTEYTSKNKQLKPMSDSLVPIINREQLESAAADFLRRHYPEALKTPMAVEPQVLAEKMGLVVEMREITKDFSVFGQIYFHDCDAEFYDKNSDEMLQTHVDASTIFVDPKAYFLRNLGSVNNTIVHECVHWDKHRKAFELERLYNSSASKIKCQVVGGIKDNIRDATDWMEWQANALAPRIQMPLIMFKTKAFEFIKQFRTELGTSKLIDVMEPVIDALAAFFCVSRLAAKIRMIDAGYEEAIGTFTYIDGRYVKPHRFKKGALERNQTFSIGAEDAAIQSITNTEMAALVRDGSYIYADSHFVLNHPKYIIQDIFGQTLLTDYARTHMEECCLVFELSVKTGCRERYYTECFLNRDKTSNIDFDIKYCNGFEYAAPEKKAQLLADTIAEEIRVYNELSNSYTSSLKMVRKWRKVTYNELAEEIMVNERTIRRIVNGEEQGSINSIVLICLGLHLPPKISSHIIRNSPFSLNFNNNSHIWYDFALTHLYPKSMDEIRMFLQKHGAEPL
- a CDS encoding helix-turn-helix domain-containing protein, which translates into the protein MSISYKKLWKLLIDRDMKKKDLREAAGISTASMAKLGKNENVNTDILIKVCKALNCDISDIMEIKKTEETH
- a CDS encoding restriction endonuclease PLD domain-containing protein; this translates as MKLLYSDILPLATLQGQETIIDCFNEQIAKSDRVEIAVGYISRVALEELGRLVEELNISSICLTIGMYFIEGMPEGSYNAALELNKKWREAGIGEIKIVKAFKYHGKLYCFYKDGQPFSAIIGSANLGVIKLDANNRRQYEISSITDDAAECRETADFIERLKMQNCSDNIASITGMPIIREINTSLSGIDMVTQIPQTGVQLYAQHKTGVSFVLPLKVPAYKERHMDDGKHFTKSNINVSYAAPRSRRKSRDWYETQLTVSKEITRSKGYPEKNKIFFVVTDDGYWFKAHTTSDGNKQFSAVGDELILGRWIKGRLAAAGLVTPVNDTQADTDRKGMITKEMLQAYGCNSLVLSKTDQKALDEDGSELDVWVLSFETTTKK
- a CDS encoding Z1 domain-containing protein, which gives rise to MQYLKTYLQKITDRGNVKLAESILKTAEDVGEQYIRNFSFTSHEIGLLFGNIQSGKTGQMFGIMCKAADLGFPAFILLTTDNVALQQQTLERVRNDLDGFCICGENDSGLFIENSLVKPAIVILKKNSRMLRLWANVFNSTGFMKGNPLFIVDDEADAASLNTLVNRNGQSSINRYLDSIKNGASSSLYLQVTGTPQAVLLQTLASGWHPYFTYYFHPGDGYLGGDFFFPSSGKPECIDYLETIKQPTRSVVIRHIAVSAQILASNGKVSNCLIHPSVRQAVHQRFADNVTKEINWCIEHINNEFITELQSQYNALMPDRSKKLSFDIIYKTAGDLMENKCIKVLIMNGKTDVESHEYAAGCNFIIGGNTLGRGVTFPGLQTIYYTRTSKKPQADTMWQHSRMFGYDRDPGMMKIFINEQLYKLFADINATNNAIIAQAEQGIDNIKIYYPVGLNPTRKNVLNNKRVNILSGGTNYYPFYPDNDSIEDISKLLEPFSDDEPYYQVSLRFIKKILTHIIASPDFKLDAFLSVIDTFLSEQPAGQGILIVRRERNVAQGTGALLSPNDWTLGGTFLNKIVLTMYQVTGTKGWGGKTLWVPNIKLPHDTMYYDVCEDNTEA